In Sphaerospermopsis torques-reginae ITEP-024, the genomic window TAGATGAACGCCCGACAATTTTGCAATCCTTGAAACAAAGAGTTTCTGGTAATGTAGTTGCAACTTCCGCTTCACCCTTACCTGTAAAAGTGAGAAAACATGAAACTGATGGTTCTGTGCAAGAATGGATGGAACAACCAACACCAAACATTCAAGAATTAACAGAAAAATTAGTTGAAGTTTTAACACAACAAAAACAGCAGTTAGTTTGTACAACAACAATGCGGAAAGTGCTGTTACTCAAAGCGGAAGCGAAAAATTGTTTAAATAGCATCAGACGCGATCGCTCAACACCCATCATAGAACAAAATCAGTGGATAGCTGCTGCTGCTGCTTTTGCTAACCCAGTTCCCGCATTAGACATATTAGCAACTGCGGCCATTAACGCGCAAATGGTAATGGACTTAGGTAATATTTATCAACAAAAAATTTCCTTAGAACAGGCGCAACAAGTAGCTGTCACTATGGGAAGCTTAATGTTGAAATTAGGATTAGTAGAATTATCTACTAGAGCAGTAACAGGTATTCTTAAAACTAATGCTGTCACCTTCGTTGCAGGGGGAGTAGTTGAAGGTGTGAGTGCTGCTTATTTAACCAAAGTTGCTGGTTTAAGTTTGGTTGAATATTTTGAACAGCAAGAAATAGCATTAGAAACAGGAACTGGTTTAAACCTGGAAAAATTACGCCAAGTTTTGCAAAATGTATTCCAGCAAAATCAAAAAATTGCTGTTTTGGAAGCATTTGTGAAACAAGGTGTGAAACGGTTATTACCAGAAACAAAACCAGTTGAAGTATTGGGATAATTTTGTACACAGAAATTACAAACCCGCTTGCAGTGGAGTTATTCCCAAATAAAAAGCGGGTTTTATTGTCAGAATTTAGCAGTCAGAAGTCAGAAGTCAAAATATTTTTTAAAGCACTCAAATTTCATGCGATTTTGAACATATTTATTTTTTTTTACGGTTTATGATAATATCTGTGATTTTCTCAGATGTTGACACTATTAGTAAATTTATGACACCTCAAGAATTTTTGGATAATTTAGCTACAGCAAAAACAGACTCAGAAAAACTCGTTGTTTTTGCAAGATACCTAGACACAACAGCATTAGATCATGCAACCACCCCCAGATGGAAAAGTTTAGCTTACAGTATGGAAATTCAATTTGCACTCAATAACCTTGCTTTTCATTTAGAAGCATTAGCTGAAAAAGCAAATTAATGATTGAAAATAATACTTAATAGGTATGATTTTTTTGTACCTATCAAGTAATTATATTTTTTGGTTAAACTCTCCTAAATACCTGATTTATCAATTCACAAATTCCTTAAAGCTGACGATAAACAGCAAATAAATAATCATTATATTTGTGTTCAACCTCAAGATTGGCAAACGCCCAAGCGACTGGATAAGGGTTTTGATATTCTCCTAAAATATTTATCTTGTGACAAACACCAGGAATTTTGGTTAAATATTTGTTGTTTAAAGGTGAATCACAAACAAATAAACCTCTAGCTGTGTATGTTGTACCTATGATATTTAAGCTATGATTAATTATGATTGCTACATAGTATTTATCATCAGCAGAATGCAGCACTTGAACTAAGTCATTATGAGTAATACCAAGTAAACGAGTAGGTAATTTAAAATCTGCGCTGGTATCTAAGGGGAGGTTTTGAGTCTTTACCCAAGTGATAATTTCTTGATGTTTTTTTAATGTTTTACGTTTTTGGAAAAAATATTTGACTTCGGTGAATAATTTAGTGATTGGGTATATTAGTTGTAGTGCGATTAATATCAAAGTCATGAATATTCTTTGGATTTTCAGCATTTTTTTACCCCTGGTTGTTATAATTGAGATTATAAAACATTTTAATTCAAGAATACTTGTAATATCCTATGCAACCTAAACATCCTTGGTTACAAAAATGTATACAAAAGTTGGAAGAATTACCTCAAATAGAGACAACAACAACTATAGAACCTTTCTTAGAAAACACTTTAGCGGATGGGTTGTTAACAATATATACGCCTCATAACCAAGTTAAATATTTAGTTGAAATTAAAGCATCCATCACTTTAGATACAGTTGATGCAAATATTAATTAATGGTAATAAAAATCAACCTAAATATAACTCATCTGAACCTGTAGCAGATCCGTTACTTATTCATGCAGAATTGTCTTTAAATCCAGATACAAGACTCAAAGAAACAGCTAAACGTTTGTACGAAAAATATATTATTGTCAGACAAGAAATTGCAGAAATTTCAAGATAAATATATTTCTGAATGTATACCTAAAACTTTAGATGATCAAGAATGGGATGAAACTTTTGATAAAATAGTGAAACGTTTTGCAGCATTGCAATATGGGTTCACTAATTTTTCTGAATGATTTATTGTTGTGAGTAAAACTTTTTTAAGGCGCTAATTAATCAAAAACTAGGTAAATCCTGATCTGAATATCCAGCACTAACTAAAGCAGGAGGAGTAGTATTAGCTTGCTTTTTAATGAGTTCTAGCAAAGCTTCATTACAACGTTCCGCAATTTCTGGATATTTATTTGCTATCCATTCAAGTTCTGTCACACCAGAAGGATCACTAATATCAATCCCCAGATTTACTAATTCTTCGGTATGTTGCAGTGCGAGATTGAAAATACCTTCAAAATCTATAAATTCTTCGTACATGATTATATTTTAGTAATCCACCAATTTTAGTATAGTTGAATCATCTCACGCAAAGGCGCAAAGACGCAAAGAGTTAAATTTTGCATTTTCCAACTAACCCGCCTACGATTGAAATCGTAGGCTAATAGCCAAAATCCACTAAAGTGGACTGAAAAGCAATCTGTAGTCTACTTTAGTAGACTTGATCTATGAGACTCTTAATTCATTCCCTGGCAGATTGTGGGATAATTAGAAGATGTGAATAAAAAACTATTTATGTTTTTATTTACGCTTATCAAAAAAACTTAGGGTTGTTTTCATGAGTAAAATTCCCACTATCTTCTCCTTCTTCTCCGGTTCAGGTTTCCTCGATTTAGGATTTGAAAATACAGGTTATAAAATCGCCTATGTTAACGAAATCTTCCCCCCTTTCATGTCTGCTTATCGCTATTCAAGGGAAATGCTTAAACTCCCATCTCCTGAATATGGATATCATGAAGGTGAAACAGCAGACGTAAGTAAATTAACAGAAGGAACACAAGCACAAAAATTAAATGAATTAGTCAAAGATTCCCGTAAATCAAATCATATAATAGGCTTTATTGGTGGTCCACCTTGTCCTGATTTTTCTGTCGGTGGTAAAAATAAAGGACATTTGGGAGATAATGGGAAATTATCGGAATCTTATATTGAGTTGATTTGTCAAAACTTACCTGATTTCTTTTTATTTGAAAATGTTAAGGGTTTATGGAGAACTAAAAAACATCGTTTATTTTATGAATCTTTGAAAATTAAATTACAAGAAGCAGGTTATATTTTAACAGAACGGTTAATTAATGCGATTGAATATGGTGTACCTCAAGATAGAGACAGAATTATTTTAATAGGTTTTAAAAATAATCTGCTCAATTATATGGAAATTGATAATTTTACCTTTCCTTGGGAAGAATATATTTTATATCCTCAAAATCAAGTGTTTGCATATCCTTGGATTAACAATGAACCCTTTAAAGAAAATTCTATCACCTATTGTCCTGATAATATTCCTCAAGAATTAACTGTTGAATATTGGTTTTTAAAAAATAATGTGCTTAATCATCCTAATTCAAAACATTATTTTCAACCACGAGCAGGTATCACTAAATTTTTAACTATTGCTGAAGGGGATGATTCAAAAAAGTCATTTAAACGTTTGCACCGATGGCGTTATTCTCCTACAGCTTGTTATGGAAATAATGAAGTACATTTACATCCTTACAAAGTGCGACGTATTTCTGTAGCTGAAGCTTTAGCTATTCAATCTTTACCCGCTAATTTTTCACTTCCAGAAAATATGTCACTTACGAATATGTTTAAAACCGTGGGTAATGGTGTTCCTTATTTAGCAGCAAAAGCATTAGCTCAAAGTATACTTGATTTTTTTTGTATTAAAAAGTATTAAAACAAATATTCAGGGAATAAATTCCCTGTCTGATAGCAAAAAAATAGCCAGGGAATAAATTCCCTGTCTAATAGCAAAAGTCGGTTAAAACCGACTATCTTTTTGAAGATAAATAATCTGAGAAAACTATTCCCTGAAAATTATTCTTTTCTTCCTTTGCTTCCTTTGCATCTTTGCGCCTTTGCGTGAAACACAAAAATTCTTACTCTCCTGACTCCTGAATTCTCCAAATATGATTTAATAGAGAAGAAACATCTTAAATTTTCATAAAGATTAATAATCCCTAACTGGCAGACTTAACAATGGCAGCAGACTACCCCAACATTGATATTGCGCCATTTATCGATCACTCCCTGCTATTACCAACTACTACCCCAGAGCAGGTTGAAAAATGGTGTGAAGAAGCATATAGATTTAATTTTGCAGCGGTTTGTATCCATCCCTGTTATGTCAAACAAGCTGCCCAACTGCTGCACAACAAAAACCCCCAAGTTTGTACTGTGATTGGTTTTCCTACTGGTAGCACGACTTCAGCCGTGAAGTTATATGAAGCGCAAGAAGCAGTGGAAAATGGTGCAACAGAGTTAGATTTGGTGATTAACTTAGGTTGGTTGAAAGCTGGTAAAAGCGAGGAAGTACACCGGGAAATTGCTACAATTTGTGAAGAAACTGGAAAACCTGTAAAGGTAATTTTAGAAACCAGTTTACTCACGGATGCAGAAAAAAAACTTGCAGCCGATATAGCGATGGATGCGGGTGCAGCATTCTTAAAAACCAGTACAGGTTGGAATGGAGGAGCAACTGTAGCCGATGTACGCCTATTAAAAGAAATAGCACGGGACAGGGTGGGAATTAAAGCATCAGGAGGGATTCGCACCCATAACGACGCTTTAGATTTAATTATGGCTGGTGCTACCAGATTAGGTACATCTCGCGGTATAGAGTTACTGCGTCAACGCGATCGCCAAGAAGAGGTGACAGATGAGAGGTGACAGGTGACAGGTGACAGAAAGCAAGGGTGGTGAGGTGGTGATGGGTAGGTTAATAACCCAATTACCAATTACCAATTACCAATTACCAATTACCAATGACTAAAACATATCAAGCAACTGGTATTAATCTGAAAACCCAGGCATTAGGAGAGTCAGATAAAATAGTGACAATTTTAACCAAGGAATTTGGTTTGATTCGGGCGATCGCTCCTGGTTCCCGAAAACATAATTCCAGTCTGGGTGGGAGAAGTGGAATGTTTGTAGTTAATCAACTGCTCATTTCCCAAGGGCAATCATCACAACCAGCTACATCAACCCTCAATAGAATTACTCAAGCCGAAACTATCAAAACTTATCCAGGTCTAACCAAAGACTTGGGAAAATTAGCTGCTAGTCAATATTTAGCGGAAATAGTTCTGTGTCAAGCTTTAAGCGAACATCCCCAAGAAGAACTTTATGAGGTACTTAACGAACATCTCCAGCGTTTAGAAGCTTTACCCAAAAGTCAAGGACTAGATGTAGTAGCACATTTGGCACAAGGAGTATTTCACCTCTTGGCTTTAGCAGGATTAACCCCACAAGTGCAATTTTGTTGTTTAACACAGCGTCCCCTAATTCCAGACCTGACCAACCCCAACTGGCAAGCAGGTTTTAGCATTGCTGCGGGGGGAACAGTTTGCTTACAAGCGTGGGAACAGTTAAGAAAACAAAGGGAATGGCAAAAACAGGAAGAAAAAAAACAGGAACAAGAAATTTCTCCATCGGCCAATAATGCCCCCAAACCTGGTTATCAAACAGTTTTCCATCACCAAGACCTACCAAAAATTTCCCGTCGTCTGGGTGCAAAAGAATTGGGTATGCTCCAATATTTGTCCGAACCAGGGATAATGCAAATAGATGCAGCCGCAGATGATGGCTGGTTATCTGTTGAGCAGATTTTGCGCCAATACACCCAGTATCACCTTGGTCGCCCTATTCGCTCTGCCACATTGATAGATTCTTATTTTGCCGCCAACCATGATGCAATCGTCTGATTTGGATCGAAAAATTCAGCCTTTATCACCTAGCCAAGCTAACAACAAGAATAGGGTATCAGAATCTTCAAGACCTAATCATTTAAGTTCTGTTTCACCCCTAAATTCTGGCAAAATTCATAGCCCAGAAATGTCTCTCAAAGAAGTTGCTGATGAGAAAAATTTGACATCAGAACTTAATGTGAATATACCTCAACCATCAGATATAGATTCACCAATTTCAGTAACAAGTAATGGTGAAAATGGTAAGGTTAATACTAAGATTAATACTACGGAAAAAAGTTTACAAGTAACATCACCCCTAGAAACAGAAACATTACCATTAAACGGTTCTGGTTCAGGTGGAAATTCAGCATCAAGTGATGTGGAAGAAAAGGGATTTTTTCCTGTATTAAAAAACCCGAATTTCCTAGCACTGTGGGGAGGACAAGTTTTTTGTCAACTGGCTGATAAAGTATATCTAGTATTGATGATTGCTTTGATTAACAGTGAGTTTCAACAAGGTGGTCAAAGTATCAGTGCTTGGGTGTCAGCGTTAATGATGATCTTTACCATTCCCGCAGTTTTGTTTGGTTCAGTAGCTGGTGTGTTTGTGGATCGCTGGTCAAAAAAAGCTGTATTGGTAGCATCAAATATTTGGCGCGGTATCCTTGTTTTAGTAATTCCTTTTTTACTGTGGTTAACCCATGATTGGCAACCAGTGGGAGTTTTGCCAGTGGGTTTTTTAATGATCTTACTGGTGACTTTTTTGGTTTCCACATTAACACAGTTTTTCGCACCAGCAGAACAAGCAGCTATTCCTTTAGTGGTGGAAGAACAACATTTACTTTCTGCTAATTCCCTGTACACAACAACGATGATGGCATCGGTAATTGTTGGTTTTGCTGTGGGCGAACCAGTGTTAGTTTTAGCTGATAGTATTTGGGCAAAATTTGGCGGTAGTGGGGGACTAGGTAAAGAAATTTTAGTTGGTGGTAGTTATGCGATCGCTGGCATGATTTTATTACTCCTGAAAACTCACGAAAAACCTCACCCCCCAGAAACAGAATTTCCTCACGTTTTTGAAGACCTGCGCGACGGTTTACGTTACCTCAAAGAAAATCACCGTGTCCGCAATGCTCTTTTGCAATTAACTATCCTATTTTCTGTGTTTGCAGCTTTAACCGTTCTCGCTGTTCGCATGGCAGAAATTATCCCTAATTTAAAAGCTTCCCAATTCGGTTTTTTACTTGCAGCGGGTGGTGTTGGTATTGCAGGAGGCGCGACAATTCTCGGCCAATTTGGTCAACGTTTTTCCTATCGACAACTTAGCCTCTGGGGTTGTCTGGGTATGGCTGTATCTTTAGTTGGTCTTTCACTCTTCACAACCCAGCTATGGCTAGTGCTGCTTTTCATAACTTTATTAGGTGTGTTTGGCGCTTTGGTCGGTATTCCCATGCAAACCGCTATCCAAACCGAAACACCCCCAGAAATGCGCGGTAAAGTGTTTGGACTGCAAAATAATGTGGTTAATATTGCCCTGACTCTACCTTTAGCCTTAGCAGGTGTAGCGGAAACTTTCATTGGCTTAAAAGCAGTCTTTTTGTCCTTGGCTGTGATCGTCTTTTTCGGAGGTATCTTCACCTGGTATAATTCCCGTACCTAGTTATCAGTTAGTCAATCATCAAAAAGTTAATAAAATCACTGGTTTTCGTGCTAAACTTAATCCAGCGAAAATTCAGGACATACTTGCTGAGGATTAATGAAACCTGATCCTAATTAATTGGTGATCAATTTGATTAATTCCCACCTTAAAAACACCACAAATAAAGCCATACAAATAAAGCCATAAATTTGCTATTTGACTTGGCTGATAGCTGGGATATTTAATAAATATATGGCATTAATGTATTGATGCACAAAAAGCAGCAAGTATCACGGGATAAAAACAGCTAAGTATAAAACCCCAATTATTTCAAACCGATTTTATCAACAGCTAATTAAAGAATGCGTATAGCCTGGATTGGAAAAAAATCACCCTTTTGCGGTAATGTCACCTACAGTCGGGAAATTACAAATGGATTATTAGATAGGGGACATGAAGTAAGTTTTCTTCACTTTGCTCAAGAAGACTCTGAACCAGATAACTGGCCAAATTTTAAAGAAGTTCCCCTACCTTTTATTTATAGATCCCAGGTTTACACCCTTCCCGCTTTTAATGCCACTAAGGTCTTAAAAGACGCATTGCGGGAAATAAAACCAGAAATAGTTCATGCTTCCTTAACTTTATCCACTCTGGACTTTGTTTTACCAGAAATTTGCAAAGAATTAAATTTACCCCTGATTGCTACTTTTCACACTCCCTTTGCTGGTAAAGGAGCAAAATTAATTTCTGGTACGCAACTTTTAGCTTATCAGCTATACGCACCTTTTTTAGATAATTATGATCGGGTAATTGTATTTTCCCAAATTCAAAGAGAATTATTAGCGAAAATGGGAGTCAGGGAAGAAAAAATTGCTGTTATTCCTAACGGTGTTGATACTGTTAAATATTCTCCTGGGGTTTCCCATATCAAACAAGAATTTAATGCTGAACGTTTGTTTGTTTATCAAGGCCGTCTTGCACCGGAAAAAAATGTAGAATCCTTATTACGAGCTTGGAAACAGTCAGATATGGCTGCTGGTAGCAAGCTTTTAATAGTGGGTGATGGTCCATTGAAATCATCTTTAGAACCATTTTATGGCTCAGAATATGGCATTATCTGGTTAGGTTTTGTCGCTAATGAAGAACGCCGTATAGAAATTTTACGGGGATCAGATGTATTTATTTTACCTTCTTTGGTAGAGGGTTTATCCCTGTCTTTATTAGAAGCAATGTCTTGTGGTTTAGCTTGTTTAGCTACTGATGTCGGTGCAGATGGGGAGGTATTGGAAAAAGGTGCTGGGGTAGTAATTAATTCCAAAACTGTGCGATCGCAACTCAAAACCCTTTTACCACTATTCCAAGATCATCCAGAGTTAACAACCATGTTGGGGCAAAAAGCAAGGAAGCGAGTTTTAGAACGCTATACCCTGAGTGATAATATCAGTTCCTTAGCAGAACTTTATAAACAAGTTTTAGCAAAGCGTCCTGTAACATCAGGTTGGGGAGTTTAAGTTATCAATTGATAATTGATAATTGACAATTGACAATTGACAATTGATAATTGACACTTGATAATTGTTTCATTCAGGGTTTAAAACCTCCCCCTTCAAGGGGAAAAAAGCAGAAAATTCTGCTTTTTCAATCCTCTGATTTTAAGGGAGAGGTAATTGTTAATTGTCTATTATTAATAAACTTTAAATAGTCTTAAATAGTCTCAGGATCAATATTTAATTCTCGCAACTTGGCCGCTAAACGCGCTGCTCTTTTAGCTTCTGCTTCCGCGCTTTCTTCAGGTGTAGGAACTAAAATTCCTGCGGGTGTAAAATACCGCAATAAACCCTCATGAATACCCAAATATAAACCTAACTGTTGACTCCACAAATGTCCTTTCTCATTTGCTATTAAAGGTTGATATTCTCCATCTACTAAATGAAAACCTGTAAATTCTAAGGTATAAGGATCAAACCAAAAATAATCCGGTGTGCGGAATGTATTTTGATAAAGTTCTTTTTTAAATTCTCTATCTGTATTAGCTGTAGTTGGTGAAAGAATTTCTAAAATGAAATTGGGATATTTACCATCTTCATCCCACACTACCCAACTTTTACGAGTTTTACGTTCAGTTCCCAATACCACAAAGAAATCTGGACCCCGGAAATATTCTGATTTTGTGGGAGGATATTTATAATAAATACTAAGGTTTCCAGTAGCATAAAAATCATTTCTTACTCTCCATAACCATTGGAGAGAACTAATCAATAAAATTATTTGTCTTAGATGTAATTCAGATTCTAAAGAAGGTTCATCACTATATAAATCACCAGGGGGAAAAATTACATCTTGGGAGATGTTTTCTTGTACTTCTAATTCTTGTGCAATGATCATAAATTTGATATAGCATCAAGTTGTAATTCTATAATTATAACATTTAACAATTAAATGCTAAAAAATATCCTGTAAATCCTTAAATCCTGGATATCCTGATTCTGACAATAAAAAAATTGTTGGGTTGTGCTGTCGCTTAACCCAACCTACTTTCTATCTCCCGTTTGGACGTTGAATAATTGTTTCCATCACCCGACGTTTTACTTTCGGATCAACACCTACCAACCGCACATATTCACCACTATATTCAGCTAAACAAGATTCTAAAGTTGAAATTGCATCAGATTCACCATCTATCTGTAAAGTACCACAACTTTGCCATGAACCTGTGCGAAAACGTCTTTCATCAATGTGTTCAACACCAATTTTATAACCTTGGGATAAAATTTGTCGGACTTGTTCCTGTGTTTCTAAACTTAAATGACTTTGATTTTTACTGCTATTATTTCCATTTCCATTAGTTACAGGTTGACTAATAGGTGTTTCTTTCACACCAACTTGAGATTTATAAAGTCTACCCCGATTTAGTCTATTATATTCATCAACCAAATGGGAAGTTTCCACCCATTTTTGTTCACCTACCATTAAATTACCAGATTCAATTAAATGGGATAAACTAAAATCAGGTTTCTTAAATTCTGGTGGTGGTTCTACACTATTAACCACTCGCATCGAGATTTTTTCATAACCTATCTGATGAATAAAATCACGAATTTGTTCATCATAAATGCGAGAACGCAACGCACTAAAAAAGTCAATAGACTGATGAGAGAAAGTATCTACTAACTGTTCAATTTCTCTTTGTGAAAGTCCATCTTCCCCAAAAATTCCCCCCACAATTCCTACCTTATCATCACGGTTGGGTTCCCAGTAAAACTTCTCCATTCTTCCATCTCTAA contains:
- the deoC gene encoding deoxyribose-phosphate aldolase codes for the protein MAADYPNIDIAPFIDHSLLLPTTTPEQVEKWCEEAYRFNFAAVCIHPCYVKQAAQLLHNKNPQVCTVIGFPTGSTTSAVKLYEAQEAVENGATELDLVINLGWLKAGKSEEVHREIATICEETGKPVKVILETSLLTDAEKKLAADIAMDAGAAFLKTSTGWNGGATVADVRLLKEIARDRVGIKASGGIRTHNDALDLIMAGATRLGTSRGIELLRQRDRQEEVTDER
- a CDS encoding ribulose bisphosphate carboxylase small subunit gives rise to the protein MGYYISSRFLDKIAVHITKNFLNIPGVRVPLILGIHGKKGEGKSFQCELAFEKMGIEVTLISGGELESPDAGDPARLIRLRYRETAELVKVRGKMCVLMINDLDAGAGRFDEGTQYTVNTQLVNATLMNIADNPTDVQLPGSYDANPIRRVPIIVTGNDFSTLYAPLIRDGRMEKFYWEPNRDDKVGIVGGIFGEDGLSQREIEQLVDTFSHQSIDFFSALRSRIYDEQIRDFIHQIGYEKISMRVVNSVEPPPEFKKPDFSLSHLIESGNLMVGEQKWVETSHLVDEYNRLNRGRLYKSQVGVKETPISQPVTNGNGNNSSKNQSHLSLETQEQVRQILSQGYKIGVEHIDERRFRTGSWQSCGTLQIDGESDAISTLESCLAEYSGEYVRLVGVDPKVKRRVMETIIQRPNGR
- a CDS encoding Uma2 family endonuclease; this encodes MIIAQELEVQENISQDVIFPPGDLYSDEPSLESELHLRQIILLISSLQWLWRVRNDFYATGNLSIYYKYPPTKSEYFRGPDFFVVLGTERKTRKSWVVWDEDGKYPNFILEILSPTTANTDREFKKELYQNTFRTPDYFWFDPYTLEFTGFHLVDGEYQPLIANEKGHLWSQQLGLYLGIHEGLLRYFTPAGILVPTPEESAEAEAKRAARLAAKLRELNIDPETI
- a CDS encoding glycosyltransferase family 4 protein; protein product: MRIAWIGKKSPFCGNVTYSREITNGLLDRGHEVSFLHFAQEDSEPDNWPNFKEVPLPFIYRSQVYTLPAFNATKVLKDALREIKPEIVHASLTLSTLDFVLPEICKELNLPLIATFHTPFAGKGAKLISGTQLLAYQLYAPFLDNYDRVIVFSQIQRELLAKMGVREEKIAVIPNGVDTVKYSPGVSHIKQEFNAERLFVYQGRLAPEKNVESLLRAWKQSDMAAGSKLLIVGDGPLKSSLEPFYGSEYGIIWLGFVANEERRIEILRGSDVFILPSLVEGLSLSLLEAMSCGLACLATDVGADGEVLEKGAGVVINSKTVRSQLKTLLPLFQDHPELTTMLGQKARKRVLERYTLSDNISSLAELYKQVLAKRPVTSGWGV
- a CDS encoding type IV toxin-antitoxin system AbiEi family antitoxin, which codes for MQILINGNKNQPKYNSSEPVADPLLIHAELSLNPDTRLKETAKRLYEKYIIVRQEIAEISR
- a CDS encoding MFS transporter, with the translated sequence MMQSSDLDRKIQPLSPSQANNKNRVSESSRPNHLSSVSPLNSGKIHSPEMSLKEVADEKNLTSELNVNIPQPSDIDSPISVTSNGENGKVNTKINTTEKSLQVTSPLETETLPLNGSGSGGNSASSDVEEKGFFPVLKNPNFLALWGGQVFCQLADKVYLVLMIALINSEFQQGGQSISAWVSALMMIFTIPAVLFGSVAGVFVDRWSKKAVLVASNIWRGILVLVIPFLLWLTHDWQPVGVLPVGFLMILLVTFLVSTLTQFFAPAEQAAIPLVVEEQHLLSANSLYTTTMMASVIVGFAVGEPVLVLADSIWAKFGGSGGLGKEILVGGSYAIAGMILLLLKTHEKPHPPETEFPHVFEDLRDGLRYLKENHRVRNALLQLTILFSVFAALTVLAVRMAEIIPNLKASQFGFLLAAGGVGIAGGATILGQFGQRFSYRQLSLWGCLGMAVSLVGLSLFTTQLWLVLLFITLLGVFGALVGIPMQTAIQTETPPEMRGKVFGLQNNVVNIALTLPLALAGVAETFIGLKAVFLSLAVIVFFGGIFTWYNSRT
- a CDS encoding DNA cytosine methyltransferase; this translates as MSKIPTIFSFFSGSGFLDLGFENTGYKIAYVNEIFPPFMSAYRYSREMLKLPSPEYGYHEGETADVSKLTEGTQAQKLNELVKDSRKSNHIIGFIGGPPCPDFSVGGKNKGHLGDNGKLSESYIELICQNLPDFFLFENVKGLWRTKKHRLFYESLKIKLQEAGYILTERLINAIEYGVPQDRDRIILIGFKNNLLNYMEIDNFTFPWEEYILYPQNQVFAYPWINNEPFKENSITYCPDNIPQELTVEYWFLKNNVLNHPNSKHYFQPRAGITKFLTIAEGDDSKKSFKRLHRWRYSPTACYGNNEVHLHPYKVRRISVAEALAIQSLPANFSLPENMSLTNMFKTVGNGVPYLAAKALAQSILDFFCIKKY
- a CDS encoding YcjF family protein gives rise to the protein MTPSKARRTRIVKLHKPILVGGLGLSFSLWMLDTWHDSIVQVGEFGLLSALAVGGGLWLLQKNRPQIGEQLDNMVIDRSSVENAVNKTQAIINQLAQEAVNHPSLTTLREQLEQLLLELDRREIQIAVTGGKSVGKSTIIQTLKNVETLSTNSLHFVETAPLFTGMNETSDAVTLSELQKSDFVLFLTNGDLTDSEFQVLQQLKAVKQSVLLVFNKQDQYIVDERPTILQSLKQRVSGNVVATSASPLPVKVRKHETDGSVQEWMEQPTPNIQELTEKLVEVLTQQKQQLVCTTTMRKVLLLKAEAKNCLNSIRRDRSTPIIEQNQWIAAAAAFANPVPALDILATAAINAQMVMDLGNIYQQKISLEQAQQVAVTMGSLMLKLGLVELSTRAVTGILKTNAVTFVAGGVVEGVSAAYLTKVAGLSLVEYFEQQEIALETGTGLNLEKLRQVLQNVFQQNQKIAVLEAFVKQGVKRLLPETKPVEVLG
- the recO gene encoding DNA repair protein RecO; amino-acid sequence: MTKTYQATGINLKTQALGESDKIVTILTKEFGLIRAIAPGSRKHNSSLGGRSGMFVVNQLLISQGQSSQPATSTLNRITQAETIKTYPGLTKDLGKLAASQYLAEIVLCQALSEHPQEELYEVLNEHLQRLEALPKSQGLDVVAHLAQGVFHLLALAGLTPQVQFCCLTQRPLIPDLTNPNWQAGFSIAAGGTVCLQAWEQLRKQREWQKQEEKKQEQEISPSANNAPKPGYQTVFHHQDLPKISRRLGAKELGMLQYLSEPGIMQIDAAADDGWLSVEQILRQYTQYHLGRPIRSATLIDSYFAANHDAIV